In Aureibaculum algae, the following are encoded in one genomic region:
- a CDS encoding cytochrome b/b6 domain-containing protein: MENTKYSKTYRIIHWAIAVSFLLLLITIFLRLTWMNKNNMAVIIQDYLSGTDQALTQDQLIVLAKKIRQPMWDWHIYIGYVLTGLFSLRFILPLFGQMKFQNPFTKNQSIKDKFQKWTYIIFYICVVISLVTGLIIEFGPKEFKKPMEEIHVLGTYYLIGFIVIHLAGVLIAEFTNEKGIISRIVSGSK, from the coding sequence ATGGAAAACACAAAGTATTCTAAAACATATCGAATAATTCATTGGGCAATAGCCGTTTCATTTCTGCTATTGTTAATTACCATTTTTTTACGATTAACGTGGATGAACAAGAATAATATGGCAGTTATCATACAAGATTATTTAAGTGGCACCGATCAGGCCTTAACTCAAGATCAACTCATTGTTTTAGCAAAAAAGATTAGACAGCCCATGTGGGATTGGCATATTTACATTGGTTATGTATTGACCGGATTATTTAGCTTGCGATTTATACTTCCCCTTTTTGGACAAATGAAGTTTCAAAATCCCTTTACTAAAAATCAATCCATAAAGGATAAATTTCAAAAATGGACATATATCATTTTTTATATATGTGTTGTTATTTCGTTAGTTACAGGACTTATAATAGAATTTGGTCCAAAAGAATTTAAAAAACCAATGGAAGAAATCCACGTATTAGGTACTTATTACTTGATTGGGTTTATTGTAATCCATTTAGCGGGTGTATTAATAGCAGAATTTACAAATGAAAAAGGAATAATTTCAAGAATTGTGAGTGGCTCTAAATAG
- a CDS encoding NAD(P)-dependent oxidoreductase: MKVLVVGASGATGSKLVEQLIIEKHKVKVIVRSPEKLPESWRINDDLQIISASILELSDNEMSEIVSDCNAVASCLGHNLTWKGVYGKPRKLVTDTTRRLCNAIKSNNLQSPTKFVLMNTTGNRNRDLNESISLAQKCVIGLLRLLLPPHVDNEKAADYLRTQVGQNDNFIEWIAVRPDGLINEEKVTDYEIYPSPTRSAIFNAGKVSRINVGHFIASLIIDDNLWTKWKGQMPVIYSKPHQD; encoded by the coding sequence ATGAAAGTTTTAGTAGTAGGAGCAAGTGGAGCTACAGGAAGTAAATTAGTTGAACAGCTTATAATTGAAAAACATAAAGTAAAAGTAATTGTAAGATCACCTGAAAAGTTGCCAGAATCATGGAGAATCAATGATGATTTGCAAATTATCTCAGCAAGTATATTAGAATTAAGTGATAACGAGATGAGTGAAATTGTAAGCGATTGTAATGCGGTTGCTTCTTGTCTTGGTCATAATTTAACTTGGAAAGGCGTTTATGGAAAACCTAGAAAATTGGTAACAGATACTACGCGAAGATTATGCAATGCTATAAAATCAAATAATCTGCAAAGCCCAACAAAGTTTGTTTTAATGAACACTACAGGAAATCGCAATCGCGATTTAAACGAATCCATTTCGCTTGCTCAAAAATGTGTTATTGGCCTTCTTCGCTTACTATTACCACCTCATGTAGATAATGAGAAAGCTGCAGATTATTTACGAACTCAAGTAGGTCAAAATGATAATTTTATAGAATGGATTGCAGTTAGACCAGATGGCTTAATTAACGAAGAAAAAGTTACCGATTATGAGATATATCCTTCACCAACACGAAGTGCTATATTTAATGCTGGCAAAGTGAGTCGTATAAATGTTGGTCATTTTATCGCTAGTTTAATTATTGATGACAACTTATGGACTAAATGGAAAGGGCAGATGCCAGTAATCTATAGTAAACCACATCAAGATTAA
- a CDS encoding RNA polymerase sigma factor — MSSDFYKTSILPFAAIIIKLCRAYTNSQQDFEDYYQEVCLQIWRSKENFREESQWSTWVYRISLNVCLTLLKKKNNNVQHFVSDSITAEETEDNYAFSNESLNLLYDAIRKLSEIDRAVIMLYLEEKSQKEIAEIIGTNPNNIGVRVKRIKTRLKKILDGKIN; from the coding sequence TTGAGTAGCGATTTTTATAAAACATCCATTTTACCATTTGCGGCAATAATCATCAAATTATGTCGTGCGTATACCAACTCACAACAAGATTTTGAAGATTATTACCAAGAAGTATGTCTGCAAATTTGGAGAAGTAAGGAGAATTTTCGCGAGGAATCGCAATGGAGTACGTGGGTGTATCGAATTTCATTAAACGTTTGTTTGACCTTACTTAAGAAAAAGAATAATAATGTTCAACATTTTGTATCTGATTCTATAACTGCTGAAGAAACCGAAGACAACTACGCTTTTTCAAATGAATCTTTAAATTTATTATATGATGCCATTAGAAAGCTATCGGAAATAGATAGAGCCGTTATTATGCTTTATTTAGAAGAAAAATCACAAAAAGAAATTGCTGAAATTATAGGGACAAATCCTAATAATATTGGTGTACGTGTTAAAAGAATTAAAACTAGATTAAAAAAAATATTAGATGGAAAAATCAATTGA
- a CDS encoding alpha/beta hydrolase family protein, whose translation MKTIVAFVIAFIISIVNAFSQDISGDWSGETKRGDKLITFIFKIKQENAEYSTTIDVPTFRISGIKPSITTFTNGKLIIDGSNVGMNYIGVFNTKAQQFEGTYKEGGIEMVLNLKKGAVKIVDSKRPQEPVKPYPYYEEEVIFKNTEANIALAGTLTLPNKNGKFPVVILISGSGPQDRDESFMGHKPFLVLSDYLTRKGIGVLRFDDRGHGESTGDFGTATTEDFSKDVLSAIAYLKTRNDIDIKNIGLIGHSEGGIIAPLAANNSNDIAFIVLLASTGISGTELSVMQSKTLRQFPVKDEVGYEKNTRKAIAIVTSNKSEAEIKNELTKHYNDFLRPILTSLNVPEKNINAFINSQLKTSLKPWSRYFLQYNPADEIEKLQIPVLSLNGSKDSQVNATINQEGIRKALIKGGNKNYKILELENLNHFFQECKTGKMDEYRKIEQTFSPIALQEISNWIFKRI comes from the coding sequence ATGAAAACAATAGTAGCATTTGTCATTGCATTTATAATATCAATAGTAAACGCATTTTCTCAAGATATATCAGGAGATTGGAGTGGAGAAACAAAAAGAGGAGATAAATTAATCACCTTTATTTTTAAAATTAAACAAGAAAACGCTGAGTATTCAACTACTATCGATGTTCCAACGTTCAGAATTTCTGGTATAAAGCCTTCAATAACAACTTTTACAAACGGAAAGTTAATAATTGATGGCTCTAATGTTGGTATGAACTATATAGGAGTTTTTAATACTAAAGCACAACAATTTGAAGGTACTTATAAAGAAGGAGGTATAGAAATGGTATTAAATTTAAAAAAAGGTGCTGTAAAAATAGTAGATTCAAAAAGGCCCCAAGAACCCGTGAAGCCTTATCCATATTACGAAGAAGAGGTTATTTTTAAAAATACAGAAGCAAATATAGCGTTGGCAGGCACTTTAACGTTACCCAATAAAAATGGAAAATTTCCAGTTGTAATTTTAATTAGTGGAAGTGGTCCTCAAGATAGAGATGAAAGTTTTATGGGGCATAAACCTTTTTTAGTATTGTCAGATTATTTAACAAGAAAAGGCATTGGCGTATTGCGTTTTGATGATCGTGGTCATGGGGAATCTACAGGTGATTTTGGTACTGCAACAACAGAAGATTTTTCTAAAGATGTATTGAGTGCAATTGCATATTTAAAAACAAGAAACGATATAGACATAAAAAATATTGGTTTGATTGGTCATAGTGAAGGCGGTATTATTGCTCCTTTAGCGGCAAATAACTCAAATGACATCGCTTTTATAGTATTATTAGCTTCAACAGGTATATCTGGTACAGAATTGTCAGTAATGCAATCTAAAACATTAAGACAATTTCCTGTTAAAGATGAAGTCGGCTATGAAAAAAATACAAGAAAAGCGATTGCAATTGTAACCTCAAATAAGAGTGAAGCAGAAATTAAAAATGAATTAACGAAGCATTATAATGATTTTTTAAGACCAATTTTAACTTCTTTAAATGTGCCAGAAAAGAATATCAATGCATTTATAAACAGTCAGTTAAAAACAAGTTTAAAGCCTTGGTCACGGTACTTTTTACAATATAACCCTGCTGATGAAATTGAAAAATTACAAATCCCAGTATTGTCATTAAATGGAAGTAAAGATTCGCAAGTAAATGCAACAATAAATCAAGAAGGCATACGAAAAGCATTAATCAAAGGCGGGAATAAAAATTATAAAATATTAGAATTAGAAAATTTAAACCACTTTTTTCAAGAGTGCAAAACAGGAAAAATGGATGAGTATAGAAAAATAGAGCAAACATTTTCTCCAATTGCCTTACAAGAAATTTCCAATTGGATTTTTAAAAGAATTTAA
- a CDS encoding alpha/beta hydrolase, with amino-acid sequence MESLYKSATGKAEILNLYNQKLKDLNINYQYQDVETTFGKTNLIITGDVSKPPVLIVHGSNGCAPIALETYSGLESHFQVFAVDVLAQPNKSAETKLSMKNDDYGKWLHEVIDVLELKNVTLAGFSFGGLVILKALEFKDSNIKEVFLTAPAYLVNGNPLKALFKVFIPMKRFIKTKKIKYVERFLNELFTEKDAFATQFLSKVFLNFKMDFTPVPVIHRREANLLKTPITLIAAQNDIMFPGVKMLKRANKIFPSLRKTLLLEQSKHVQNSADNKRIVNLMYGAIE; translated from the coding sequence ATGGAATCACTATATAAATCTGCAACAGGAAAAGCAGAAATTTTAAACCTTTACAATCAAAAGTTAAAGGATTTAAATATCAATTATCAGTATCAAGACGTCGAAACGACTTTTGGTAAAACTAATTTGATTATTACTGGTGATGTGTCAAAACCACCAGTACTAATTGTTCATGGTTCAAATGGATGTGCACCAATAGCTTTAGAAACGTATTCAGGATTAGAATCCCATTTTCAAGTTTTTGCAGTTGATGTATTGGCCCAACCCAATAAAAGTGCAGAAACAAAATTATCAATGAAAAATGATGATTACGGTAAGTGGTTACATGAAGTCATTGATGTTTTAGAGTTAAAAAATGTGACTCTTGCCGGATTTTCTTTTGGGGGTTTAGTCATTTTAAAAGCTCTAGAATTTAAAGATTCCAACATAAAAGAAGTGTTTTTAACAGCACCTGCATATCTTGTAAATGGAAATCCTTTAAAAGCATTATTTAAAGTTTTCATACCAATGAAACGCTTTATAAAAACTAAAAAGATAAAATATGTTGAGCGTTTTTTAAATGAGCTGTTTACAGAAAAAGACGCCTTTGCCACACAATTTCTCTCTAAAGTATTCTTAAATTTTAAAATGGATTTCACACCTGTTCCAGTTATACATAGGAGGGAAGCTAATTTACTAAAAACACCAATAACATTAATAGCAGCACAGAACGATATTATGTTTCCTGGTGTAAAAATGCTTAAACGTGCTAATAAAATATTTCCTTCATTAAGGAAAACACTATTATTAGAACAGTCAAAACATGTTCAAAATAGTGCAGATAATAAGCGAATTGTAAATCTTATGTATGGAGCTATTGAATAA
- a CDS encoding class I SAM-dependent methyltransferase: MNIQLLKENIEGIDIYILDQIVKDNYQPRDTILDAGCGTGRNLTWFYNNNFEIHGVDNQIESIAYCKEKYVRQQEHFKFALVEELPYESNNFDHIICNAVLHFAENLSQFWKMFDELVKVLKPQGSLLIRMASNFGIENQVKLITDGVYALPDGSTRFLLDDKLLRDLQNRIELTFLENVKTTIVHNQRSMTTLLLRKEQV; encoded by the coding sequence ATGAACATTCAATTATTAAAAGAAAACATTGAGGGAATTGATATTTATATTTTAGACCAAATAGTAAAAGACAACTATCAACCAAGAGATACGATTTTAGACGCTGGTTGTGGAACAGGTCGAAATTTAACATGGTTTTACAACAATAATTTTGAGATTCACGGTGTCGATAATCAAATAGAAAGTATTGCATATTGTAAGGAGAAATATGTTAGGCAACAAGAACATTTTAAATTCGCTTTAGTTGAGGAATTACCTTATGAAAGCAATAACTTTGATCATATTATCTGTAATGCGGTATTACATTTTGCAGAAAATTTAAGCCAGTTTTGGAAAATGTTTGATGAATTAGTGAAGGTATTAAAACCTCAAGGAAGTTTACTCATAAGAATGGCATCCAATTTTGGAATTGAAAATCAAGTCAAATTGATCACTGATGGTGTTTATGCATTACCAGATGGTTCTACACGATTTTTATTAGACGATAAACTATTGCGGGATCTTCAAAATAGAATAGAGCTCACTTTTTTAGAAAATGTAAAAACAACTATTGTTCATAATCAAAGAAGTATGACTACTTTGTTATTAAGAAAGGAGCAGGTTTAA
- a CDS encoding DUF6920 family protein produces the protein MRLAFAFLILIHGLIHLMGFVKAFRLAEIHQLSQSISKPMGIFWLFSALLFILSAVLYLVKQDLWIAFAIIGVLISQVLILMFWKDAKFGTIANVIILLITLSAYGNYRFKTMVDKELNAITNNLQFNKERISQNDIDSLPLIVQKWMQTSGVIGKEKIISVRLKQVGEMRTEVDGKWKPFSATQYFNIESSSFIWTAKIKMMPLIDLVGRDKLINGKGEMLIKLSGLIAVVNESDNIKINTGAMIRYLAETCWFPTAGLEDAITWENIDVTTAKATLKINNQSVSGLFKFNSNGDFISFEADRYYGGDENAQLEKWVVTAKEHKEFYGIKIPNKCQVTWKLKEGDFNWLNVEITDIEYTTGNNLK, from the coding sequence ATGAGATTAGCTTTCGCATTTCTAATTTTAATTCACGGACTCATCCATTTAATGGGTTTTGTAAAAGCATTTAGGTTGGCAGAGATTCATCAATTAAGCCAAAGCATTTCAAAGCCTATGGGAATTTTTTGGCTTTTTTCGGCCCTACTTTTTATACTTTCAGCTGTTCTCTATTTAGTTAAGCAAGATTTATGGATTGCCTTTGCCATAATTGGCGTCCTTATTTCTCAAGTGCTGATTCTTATGTTTTGGAAAGATGCCAAATTTGGCACAATTGCTAATGTAATTATTCTTCTTATCACTTTGTCAGCCTATGGCAATTATAGATTTAAAACAATGGTTGATAAGGAATTAAATGCAATTACTAATAATCTTCAATTTAATAAGGAACGCATTTCGCAAAATGACATCGACAGCTTGCCGTTGATTGTTCAAAAATGGATGCAGACTTCTGGCGTTATTGGAAAAGAAAAAATTATTTCTGTACGATTAAAGCAAGTTGGTGAAATGCGGACTGAAGTAGACGGTAAATGGAAGCCCTTCAGTGCAACTCAATATTTTAATATAGAATCATCATCATTTATTTGGACGGCGAAGATTAAAATGATGCCTTTAATAGATCTTGTTGGACGCGATAAATTAATCAATGGTAAAGGTGAAATGCTTATAAAGTTGTCTGGTTTAATTGCCGTCGTCAATGAGTCGGACAACATAAAAATAAATACCGGTGCGATGATTCGATATTTAGCGGAAACTTGTTGGTTTCCTACAGCGGGTTTAGAGGATGCAATTACTTGGGAAAATATAGATGTAACTACCGCTAAAGCTACACTGAAAATTAACAATCAAAGTGTGTCTGGATTGTTTAAATTCAACTCCAATGGTGATTTTATATCTTTTGAAGCTGATCGTTATTATGGTGGAGATGAAAATGCTCAACTTGAAAAGTGGGTTGTTACCGCCAAAGAACACAAGGAATTTTATGGCATAAAAATTCCGAATAAATGTCAAGTTACGTGGAAACTTAAGGAGGGAGATTTTAATTGGTTGAATGTGGAGATTACTGATATTGAATATACTACCGGTAACAACTTAAAGTAA
- a CDS encoding VIT1/CCC1 transporter family protein, giving the protein MSEFEDDYLDNHYIHRSNWLRAAVLGANDGILSTASIAIGVAAASDVREPVILATLAGLVAGALSMAAGEYVSVSSQTDVEKADIEREKQELKEMPEIELQRLAEIYEKRGLQKETALTVAKELTEHDALGAHIRDELGINEISQAKPMQAAVASGAAFTIGGLLPFLVTLFLPLKTMEYSLYGFALFFLIILGALAAKTGGSSIGKAILRITFWGTIAMGLTAVVGYLFNVNLG; this is encoded by the coding sequence ATGTCAGAATTTGAAGATGATTATTTAGACAATCACTATATACACCGCAGTAACTGGTTAAGAGCAGCCGTTCTTGGAGCAAATGATGGAATTTTATCAACTGCGAGTATTGCGATTGGAGTTGCTGCTGCGAGTGATGTAAGAGAACCTGTTATTTTAGCAACATTAGCTGGTCTAGTAGCCGGAGCTTTATCCATGGCAGCCGGAGAATATGTTTCTGTAAGCTCACAAACAGATGTTGAAAAAGCTGATATCGAACGTGAAAAGCAAGAACTAAAAGAAATGCCCGAAATCGAATTACAAAGATTAGCGGAAATTTATGAAAAAAGAGGTCTTCAAAAAGAAACTGCATTAACAGTAGCCAAAGAATTAACGGAACACGATGCTTTAGGTGCACATATTAGAGATGAATTAGGAATTAATGAAATTAGTCAAGCCAAACCTATGCAAGCTGCAGTGGCCTCTGGTGCTGCATTTACAATTGGAGGATTACTTCCTTTTTTAGTAACGCTTTTTCTTCCTTTAAAAACTATGGAATATTCTCTTTATGGTTTTGCACTATTTTTTCTTATCATTTTAGGAGCATTAGCAGCTAAAACGGGAGGTTCTAGTATTGGAAAAGCAATTCTCCGGATTACATTCTGGGGAACTATCGCAATGGGTCTGACAGCTGTAGTTGGTTATTTGTTCAATGTGAATCTCGGATAA